The genomic stretch TGGGTGAGTTTATGGTCATAAAAAACCCTTGTTTTGAGATTTTTTATTCGTTACACTACTTTATATTTTTCATGTGCCTTTATTGCAAAGAAAATGTATAAATTTCCCTAACTGAAAGGAAGGAACACCTGGCTAAGAAGAAGATTGAATGCCAATTGATAAATAACCTTAAGATTCACTTAAACGACCTAATGATTGGAGAGGGCAAAAGACATGTCGATGACCACGCCTCAGACGCTTCCTGATCCTcaaagatcaaaaatcaagagGGTCTTTCTCAAGTTCCAAAGAATGGACATATCCCACTCACTGAAGAATTCATCGAATAAACCATACGATTGAAATCACAATGTAacaaaataaacatttttattcttcaatttccttattttcttttttatttatttcaattatcaTTTTTGGTACAaactatattttcttttttatttatttcaattatcaTTTTTGGTACAAACTATATTTTCTTTATTCTTCCAAACAATGACATCTATCCTACTTGTTTTTCACACTCGTTTTAACATTTTCGCTATTCTCGCTTTCTTCTCGAAACGAAACATATTCTTGGTGTAATTCTTACCACCTCAGGGGCGGGGCTCCTCCGATACTGAAGACGGCTGACCCGCAAACGCCAGCTTCAGAGTCGTGCcgtactctctctctctcacccATTCTTGTATCTCAAAGTAATAAGTAAAGCATATGTTTGAATTTCCCATTTTATGCACACCAACTGTTTGAATAAATGTTTCACTGAATGTTTGCTTCCTTCAGTTTTCAGGGTAACTTCTTATCACTATCCATGAGGCTCTATGATGAATTCAAAGAGATATTAAAGATTCAGAAGCTTCGAAGATCCGTATCTTTTGCTGGCTTCTACGCCTTCACTACGCTTATCATCTATGCTTATGTTAACAATACGTGGGTTTCACACTGCTAAAAAAACTTGTTATTACTTCTATAACTAGAAATTGGGTTTTATTTATCGGTTCTCGTGTTAATCTATAGCGTGTTGATTGTGATTTTGGTTTTGCAGAACTAGGGCTGGGTATTCTAGAGCTGATCAATACTATGCATCATACCCAGCTGGTACCGAGCTTTTAACCGACACCACCAAGGTCTTTTTCATTATAGAATCTGAAAagtatcatttgttttgatattattttagttTTGAGTATGATTGTAGAGTTTGAAATTGTTGTCAGCTATACAAAGCTGCTCTTGGAAACTGCTTTGAATCTGAAGAGTGGGGCGCATTTGAGTTTTGTGTCATGGAAAAACACTTTGAGCGTCAAGGGAAGTCACCATATGCATATCATGCTGTGAGTTTTTTGTATCTTTATCCTGTGTTAAATCAAGAATGAGAATTTTTTTCCACTTTATATTTTTATCCCTTAAAGATATTGATTTATGAATCCTATTTTTTATGTAGTCCTTATTTCTAGAGAACAAAAATTAGGTTTAGATCGGTATGAGTGCTCTTTCTCTGTTGTTTTCTAATGTAATAGCTATAAAAGCTTACCAGGGAATAAAATTGGATCACAAGATTAAAACCGAATTGTGAAATGCTGAGCAGAAGGAAATGTTAGAATCAAAATATGGAATCTAATTAATCTATTTAGAGAATACTTAGCTTATAAGAAAAGTCAGAATGAAGAATCCaaaggaagagagagagagtatgAAATAGACTCAATTTCAACCAGTTCTTATCATTCACTTCATCCTCTTTATATCACATAATCATCAGCATATTTTCTGTTACCCTTTCTCTCTTTGTTTCCGATTCTTACTTCCTGATTAACTGGATCAATAGCCACCAAGGGCCTCTACAGATTCTGTTATACCAGGTGGATTGTCACATGTACTCTTTTAGGTCCTAACAAtaacaaacaataaaataatagttaTGGCAGATGCAACGCGAATATTTGCTTTAGTTTAAAATCTTTAGTCATAATTTCAACCACGTTTCTATATTTGTTGAATTTCATTAAAATGTATTCCATTCTTTATGGTCTGGAAAGGGTTTATGTAACCAGTAGTGAGTATCAATGATATTGAGTATTGACAATATGTCCCAAGGGGTTTTATATCATAGTTTTTCCGAGAAAGTATGCTTTTTGCACAGGTTGTCTGGAATCTAGTTGAAATTACTTGATGTTGCTCATTATATAATATATGTTAACACAATCATATTTTGTTTTAACTGCAATGTGTTGGGCTTGTTACAGCAATACATGGCACACCTCCTTTCTCATGGACAGCTTGATGGAAGTGGGTAACCAATAAACCATATGAAGTATGACAAAGTCGAAAGTTTAGAacataagaaaacatgtaaacCCAAACGAGAAAACTTGAGGTTTGAGTTTGTCAGGTTTTGAAATGCTTTATATTCTATAcccttgttttatttattttttaataatgaacAAAGtagataaataattttatttctcttttaggATAGCATCCAACTTTTAGCATATTTTAGTTTCCATCCCTTTGatatataaatattcaaataCCCCTGTAAGTGTTAAATGCTTCAGATTTTATTGTTAAACAGGCTACATGTATGTGTATTTAATGAAAATAATTTCAGTTTCCATTTTTGTATTTTATGAGTGTCACGTAAACTTTCTTCTCACTGCCACCATTCTATCATATTCATGTTTGTTGATTTCCATCACTATTATGAAGGTTGTGAGTTAAATTATATATATGCCTATCTCATCTTCCCTTCTAAATTTCATCACATTAATATTTTCTTGTTTATCACTTCATTCAAACTCTCGTTCTTCCACTTCTATCTCTTCATCTCCAATATTTATAACTTTAGCATGTCTATATTGGTGTCTAGTAACTCTTGCGGGCTCATTAACAACTTTTCAAGTCACACTCTTCTCTCAAAATAAAATTATCTTCCGATAT from Vicia villosa cultivar HV-30 ecotype Madison, WI linkage group LG4, Vvil1.0, whole genome shotgun sequence encodes the following:
- the LOC131600266 gene encoding uncharacterized protein LOC131600266; the protein is MRLYDEFKEILKIQKLRRSVSFAGFYAFTTLIIYAYVNNTTRAGYSRADQYYASYPAGTELLTDTTKLYKAALGNCFESEEWGAFEFCVMEKHFERQGKSPYAYHAQYMAHLLSHGQLDGSG